The following is a genomic window from Armatimonadota bacterium.
TCTCCGGCGCAGGCGGGCTGGTCGTATCAGGGCTGCTCACCGAGCGGTTATACATGACGCACGTTCTCCAGTTCACCGGCGTCAAGCTGGCGCTTGGGTTGCCCGTGCTCGTCGTCGGGGTGGTATGGACGCTGGGGCTGTTCAGTGACCGCGATGCGGCCGCGTATCAGCATCGCGTGCAGGAAAACTTCCGGCGCGCGTGGAACCGACCAGTCTATGTATGGGAGGCCGTGCTCGCAGCGGTGCTGCTGGCGGCGGTGGCCGTAATGCTGATGCGGTCGGGCAATCAGCCTGCCGTCGAGGTCTCCGGCCTGGAGATGCGGGCGCGCGGCATCCTCGAGCAGATCTTCTTCGCCCGGCCGCGAACTAAGGAGTTCCTCGTTGGGCACCCGGCGCTGATGCTCGCCGTGGGCATGGCACTGCGCGGTCGCACACGGTGGGTGCTGCTGTTCCTGCTGTTGGGAGCGGTGGGACAGACGTCGCTGGTAAACACGTTCTGTCACTTGCATACGCCAGTATTCACGTCGCTTCTGCGTAGTGCCCACGGGTTGTGGTTGGGGCTCGCGATCGGGGCGGTTGCCGTCTGGCTGTGGGACCGACTCCGCGGCACGGATGCCGCGGAAGCGTTGGAAGAACACACTACTGGGAGCTGAGAGATGCAATACTTCTTCGCTCTGGCGCTGGCGACCGGCTTCGGCGTGGCTCTGGCAGCGTTTGGCGGATCGCTGGGCCAGGCGCGCGCTATCGCCGCCGCGCTCGAGGGGGTCGCACGCCAACCCGAGGCAGGCCCGCGCCTGCTGACGTTGCTCATCATCGGGCTCGCGTTCGTCGAATCGCTGACGATCTATGCGCTCGTCATGTCGCTGCTGCTATGGCTCAAGCTGCCGGCTCCGGCAGAGATCATGAGTCTGCTCAAACCGTAACCGCCTATGCTGGCCGTGTCCATATTCGAGGCCCTGGGCCTGAATCCGGCAGTCCTCGCCCTGCAAGCGCTGGTGTTCCTGGTCTTGCTGTGGGTGCTGCGCAAGTTCCTGTTTGCGCCCGTGCAGCAGATGCTGCGCGCCCGTGAGCGCGACGTCGACCAGCACCTCAACGAGGCGCGCGAGCGGCAGGCCGCGGCGGAGAAGATGCGCGAGGAACTCCAGCATCGCCTCGACACCATCCAGGACGAGGCCCGCCGCCGCATGCGCGAGGCCGCCGACGAAGCCAAGGCGGCTCGCGACGAGGCGCTCGCAGATGCCCGCGACGAGGCCGAGAAGCTGCTCCGGCGCGCCGCCTCGGAGATCGACCTCGAGAAGCGCAAGGCGATCGCCGACCTCCGCGAGCAGGTGGCGAACCTGGCGCTCACGGCTGCATCGAAGGCGATACAGGACGGCCTCGACGAGGAGGCGCAGCGGCGCGTCATTGACCAGGCGATCGCGGGTCTGGAGCAGGAGCAATGATCTATCGGCGCATAGCGCGGCGCTATGCGGCCGCGCTCTTTCAGAGCGCATTGCAGCAGGGGCTCATCGATCAGGTCGAAGGCGACCTCGAATCCGCTCGCGCCGCCATCGCCGCGGATGCAAACCTGCGAGCGGTGCTCGCGCACCCCGAGATCCCGTCCCCGCGCAAGGAGGCGATTATCCAGGCCTCCTTTGCCGCGCTTCATCCGGTATCGCTGCGGTTCGTCAGCCTGCTCGTGCGGCGCCGACGCCATGACTATCTGCCCGAGGTCACCGAGGAATACCGGCGCCTGGCCGACCAGGAACGCGGACTCGTTCGCGCGCGCGTCGCCAGCAGCATTGCCCTGACCGACGCGCAGAAGACACGGCTCCAACACGCTCTCGAGCGGCGCACGGGCAAGCGCGTCGAAGCCCGGTACGAGGTCGATGTGTCACTGCTCGCGGGCCTGGTTGTGAACCTGGATCATCAGGTGATAGACGCCTCGGCGCGCGGCAGGCTGGCGCGCATGCGCGAGTTGCTGGCCGGCGCGCGTTACCGAGGAATCGGACAATGACGCCGGAGGTTGATCCCTCTGGAGGACGTGAATGAGGATCGAACCCGACGAGGTTAGCTCGGTCATACGAGACGAGCTCGAACGCTACGGCGCCGAGGCGGAGACTGCCGACGTCGGCACCGTCATCCAGGTCGGTGACGGCATCGCCCGTGTCTATGGCCTGTCCGGCGCCATGGCGAGCGAGTTGATACAGTTCCCCAACGAGGTCTACGGGATTGCGCTCAACCTTGAGGAGGATAACGTCGGCTGCATCCTGCTCGGGTCCGACGTTGAGATCAAGGAGGGTGACTCCGCCCGCACCACTGGCCGCATCGTCCAGGTGCCGGTAGGCGAGGCCCTGGTCGGCCGCGTGGTTGACTCCCTCGGCCGGCCGCTCGACGGCAAAGGTCAGATCGTCGCCGATCGCACACGGCCCGTCGAGACCGAGGCGCCGAATGTCATCGAGCGTCAACCCGTCAAGGAGCCGCTGCAAACCGGCATCAAGGCGATTGACGCGATGACCCCGATCGGGCGCGGCCAGCGCCAGCTAGTCGTCGGCGATCGCCAGACCGGCAAGACGGCGATCTGCGTCGACACCATCCTCAACCAGCGCGGCGAGGACGTCTACTGCGTGTACGTCGCCATCGGCCAGAAGCAGTCCACGGTCGCGAACGTGGTTGACGTCTTTGAGAAACGCGGGGCGCTTGAATACACCACCGTGGTCAGCGCGACCGCCGCCACCGCAGCACCGATGCAGTATCTCGCGCCCTATGCCAGCTGCTCCATGGCCGAGGATTTCCGCGATCGCGGTAAACACGCGCTGGTCGTCTACGACGACCTGACCAAGCACGCCCAGGCCTACCGGCAGCTCTCGCTGCTCCTGCGCCGGCCGCCGGGCAGGGAGGCCTACCCCGGCGATATCTTCTACCTCCACGCGCATCTGCTGGAGCGCGCGGCGAAGTTCAGCGACGAAAAGGGCGGCGGATCGCTCACTGCGCTGCCGATTGTCGAGTCCCAGCTTGGCGATTACGCGGCCTATATCCCGACCAACCTCATTTCAATCACCGACGGCCAGATCTACCTGGAAAGCGACCTCTTCTTCGCCGGCGTCCGGCCGGCGATGAACGTCGGCATCTCCGTGTCCCGCGTCGGCGGTGCCGCGCAGATTCCCGCCATGAAGCAGGTCGCCGGCCGCTTGCGCAACGACCTCGCCTACTACCGCGAGCTGCAGGCGTTCACCAAGCTGGCGACCGAACTCGACAAGTCCACGCGCGATCAGCTCGACCGCGGCGAGCGCATGACCGAGGTGCTCAAGCAGCCGCAGTACCAAGTGATGTCGGCCGCGGAGCAGGTCGTGTCGCTCTTCGCCGGCACCCAGGGCTACCTCGACGACCTACCCGTGGAGCGGGTGAGAGAGTTCGAGCAGGCGCTCCTCGCATACGTGCGGGAGCAGCACGCCGGGATTCCGCGCCGCATCGCCGAGGCCGGGAGGCTCGACGACGAGACGACCGAGCGCCTCAAGCAGGCAATCCTGGATTTCAAGCAATCGTTCGTCGGCACATGAGGGTGAGCCATCGCCGTCGGACGCGCAGCGCGGCCGGCTCCCGCAACAGGAGCTTCCGCCGCTTCCCGGGACCTGCCGTTGCCTCTGGGCCGTGTCGCAACGAAACGCTGGGCGCCGTCAGCCCAGGTGATTCATGAGCGGTTTGGACGCCGCGCATACTCTGTGCACCAGCCGCCAGGGATAACCCGCGCACCTCAGCCGGGCGGGCGGGAGTACCGGCCGCGCCGAACCGGCACGTGGATGAATGATGCAAGCTAGCAGTGAACTGAGAATGCGGCAGCCGAGCAAGCTGCGTTGGCTCTCCGCGTGGTTGTTGGCGCTGACGCTCGTCACGGCTGCTGAGGCGAAAACCACCACCGTCCGCGGGCGCGACGGCGCCGCCATCGCTGCAGCGATTGACCAAGCGCAACCCGGCGATCGGGTCGCTCTGCCGCCCGGAACGTACGCCGTGACCGAGCCAGTCAGACTGAAGTCGAAGACGCGACTCGTCGGCGCCGGGCAACAGCGAACGCTCCTGCGCTTCGACGGCGTTGAGCCGGGCGTGATTCTGGACCTCTCCGGCTGCGCCGATGTGGAAGTGTGCCATCTCACGGTAGATGGGGCGCGTAACCTGAACGCGCATCAAGGCATCTTCGCCCACGACGCGCGCCGGCTCAATGTGCACGACGTGACAATCCGCGATCTGGTCAAGAGCGACGCCTTCGGGCCGCACGGCATATTGTTCACGGGCACCAATCCGACATGCGAGGGAGGCGTCACCGACAGCGTCGTCGCCGACTGCACGCTGGAGAACATCGGCGTCGGCGCCAAGTTCGGCGGCGGCATCCGTCTCGCGTGGGGCTCGTCCCGCAACCGCGTGTTGCGCAATGTCATCCGCAACACGGGTCGCGGCGGCGTCTTCGGCGACAACGGATCGACCGATCTTGTGATTCGGGGCAACACCGTCAGCGGTTCCGGGGGCGAAGGCCTGGGCATTGAGGTCTGGGGCGGCTGCGATCGTGCGGTGATCGAAGACAACCGCATTGACCATTGGCTCAGCGTAGGCGGATGCGACTTCTGCGCCGTGCGACGGAACGTCATCGGCGACAAGTCGGGGGCGTGCAAGTTTGCGGGCATCGAGGGCATCGGCCGCTGCCTGGTCGCCACCGATAACATCGTTGACGACGGCCAGCAGATCGGCATCTCGGTGTCCGGCGGCCCGCCCAAGGATCACTGCTTGTGGGCCCGCAATACCATTCGCAACTGCATCCAGTGGGGCGCGCAAATCCAGGGCGATGGAGACGGCGTCGCGCGTCACTACTTCTACCGGTGCAAGTTCGAGGACACGACCGTCGGGCGCGGCGCCCCGGCTTACCCGGGCGACGAAGGTCACGGCTTTCGCGCCCTCGCCAAGGTGAGCGACCTCGTGCTCGAGGATTGCGAGTCTCGCAACAACGGGCGCTACGGCGTTCAGTTGGTCGGGGGAGACGTTGACCGGCTGAGTTTCGTGCGCTGCGTCATCAAGGACAACGGCGGCGCTGCCGTCGCCGGCCGCGACGACTGTGCCGCGCTGGAGTTCGCGGACTGCGTGATCGCCGGCAACGGCGACGACCGTCTCCCTCGCGCGTCCGGCTTTCCCGAGCCGCCGCCGCAGGCGTCCTTCGACGCTCCTGCAACGGTCAAGGCCGGCGAGCTGGTTCGGTTCGCGAGCACGTCCCGGGCGAGCCGCGGACGCATCACTTCGGTGCTGTGGGATTTCGGCGACGGGTGTCCGGCGGAGCTGACTCCGATCAGGCACACGTACGGCCGCCCCGGCGTCTACCGCGTGACGCTCGTCGTGTGGGACTCCCAAGGGCGCGGGGCGCGGGCCGAGCGGCAAGTGCGGGTGACGCGTGATTAGACAGACACTGCGAACGGGCCGGGTGGGCCGGCAGCACCGGACGCGTGCGGTCTTCGCTGACGCCGGACGGGCTGCGCCGATCCGCCCGCTGAGCATGCCGGCGGCGGGAACAGGCTAGGTCGTCATGCTTTCGACGCGCGACGTCAAACGGAAGATTCGCGGCGTCCGGAACATCGAGCAGATTACCCGGGCGATGAAGACCGTGGCATCGGTCCGGCTGCGCCGCGCCGAGGCGCGCGTCCGCGCGGCGCGTCCCTACGCGGACAAGATGGCCGAGATCCTGACCGCTCTGGGAGCGCCGGCGATCGCGCACCCGCTGCTCCAGCAGCGAGAGGTTCGCAGCGCGGCGGTCATCGTCGTCAGTGGCGATCGCGGCCTGTGCGGCGCGTACAATCATAACGTGATCCGTCACGCCGCCGCGGTTGCAGCGCAGGCGCCGCAGGTGCACATCGTGCCCCTGGGGCGGAAGGCGAACGATTTCCTACGACGCGCCGGCTACTCGATCCGCGACGGCCTGTCGCCGCTCAGGGACCCCCCCGAATTCGCGGACGTTGCCGCTGTCGCGGATGCCGTTGGCGAGCTTTACGCGAAGGGCGAATGCGACTCGGTGCAGTTGGTGTACACGCGGCATATGGGCGGTCAGGCGTCGCGGCTGGTTGCCGAAAATCTGCTGCCGATCGCGACCCCGGAGGCCGCGCCGCGAGAGTTCATCTACGAGCCGGCGGCGCCGCTGCTGCTCGACCAGTTCCTGCCGCGGTTCATCCGGACGCGCGTGTGGACCGCGGTGCTCGACGCGCAGGCAAGCGAGCACAGCGCTCGGTTGACCGCAATGACCCTCGCCACCGATAACGCAGAGGAAATGATACAATCGCTAACGCTTGAGTACAACAAGGCGCGCCAGGCGTCCATCACCGGCGAACTGCTCGACATCGTCGGTACCGCCGAGGCGTTGGCATGAGCGCCCCTGATCGCGCCGCCCGCGCGCGGCGACGCGGGCAGCAGTCAATGGAGTAATGCAACATGGCTGTAGGTGAGGTAGTCCAGGTCATCGGGCCGGTCGTGGACGTCCGGTTCAAGCCGGAGGAGCTGGCCGAGATCTTCAACGCCATCGTCATTCGCGATGAAGTGCAGGGTCGTGCCCTCACGGTCGAGGCCGCCCAACACCTGGGCGACGACATCGTGCGCTGTGTCGCCATGGCCTCGACCGACGGCATCCGTCGCGGCATGGCGGCGGAAGACACCGGCGCGCCGATCACGGCGCCGGTCGGCCGCGGGACACTCGGCCGCATGTTCGACGTGCTCGGCGAACCGATCGACAACCAGCCCCCGCCGGAGGTAGCCACGCGCCACCCGATCCACCGCCCGCCGCCGTCGTTCGAGCAGCAGGGCATCGTGACCGAGGTCTTCGAGACCGGCTTCAAGGTCGTGGACCTCATCTGCCCCTATCCCAAGGGCGGCAAGGTCGGCATGTTCGGCGGGGCCGGGGTGGGCAAGACGGTGCTGCTGATGGAGCTGATCCGCAACATCGCGACCGAGCACGGCGGCACCTCGGTCTTCGCCGGCGTCGGCGAGCGCACCCGCGAGGGCAACCAGCTCTACCTCGAGATGCAGGAGTCGGGGGTGATTGACAAGACCGTCATGGTGTTCGGGCAGATGAACGAGCCGCCCGGCGCGCGCCTGCGGGTCGGGCTCACCGCGCTCACCATGGCCGAGTACTTCCGCGATGACGAAGGCCAGGACGTCCTGCTCTTCATTGACAACATCTTCCGCTTCGTCCAGGCGGGCAGCGAGGTCTCGGCGCTGCTCGGGCGCATGCCCTCGGCGGTCGGCTACCAGCCGACTCTGGGCAGCGAGATGGGCGCACTCCAGGAGCGCATTACTTCCACCAAGCGCGGCTCGATTACCTCGCTGCAAGCCATTTACGTGCCCGCCGACGACATCACCGACCCCGCGCCCGCCACCACNNNNNNNNNNNNNNNNNNNNNNNNNNNNNNNNNNNNNNNNNNNNNNNNNNNNNNNNNNNNNNNNNNNNNNNNNNNNNNNNNNNNNNNNNNNNNNNNNNNNCCTGTGGCGGCAGGTCGTTCTCCGTGCCGCCCGCCGCAGGCGGGACGCGCGCATCCTTGCAAAGGCCCAACGCGGTGGGGTATGATATGCGCGGCGGCGGTGCGCCGCGACGCATGGGCAGGCGAGCATTCACGTGATAGACTCCAACGCCAAGCAGATAGACGTCCTCATCCGCGCCCGCTATCCGATTCTCTACGTCATCTCGTGGGAGGAAGCCCGGGTCACGGCGGCGCTGCGCGAGTTGATCGCCGGGCAGAACAAGCGCTTCTGGGTCTGGAGCGAAACCACCGGCCTGCAGTCGGCTTCCGCTGAGGCCGATCCCCGCCCGCCGGATGAGGCGAGCCGCGACCCGCTGCGCGTCCTCGAGATCATCCGCACCACCACCGAGCCCTCGGTGTTCGTGCTCCGCGATCTCCATCCGTTCTTCAGCCCCAATGTGTGCCAGCGCTCGTCCGCCGTCATCCGCAAGCTGCGCGATCTCACCGAACGGCTGCGCACGTCATATGTCACGGTCGTCCTGCTCTCGCCGGTGCTGCAGCTGCCGGACGAGCTGGAGAAAGACGTCACCGTCATTGACTACTCGCTGCCCCAGCCCGAGGAACTCAGCGGCCTGCTCGATCAGGCGCTCGACAGCCTGAGCCGCGCCGGGGAGACGCTGGCGCTGACCCCCGCGGAGCGCGAGCAGATCGTCAAGGCCACGGCCGGCATGACGCTCGCGGAAGCGGAGAACGTTTTCGCCAAGTGCATCGTCAAGCGCCGCCACTTCGATGTCGACCTGATCATCGCCGAGAAGGAGCAGCTCATCCGCAAGTCGGGGCTGCTCGAGTACTTCCACACCACGGCGAGCATCGCCGATGTGGGCGGTCTCGACTTACTCAAGCAGTGGCTGCGCGGGCGCGGCAAGGCGTTCAGCGAGAAAGCCCGCACCTTCGGCCTGCCCGAGCCGCGGGGGCTGCTGCTGCTCGGCGTGCAGGGGTGCGGCAAATCGCTCACCGCCAAATCCGTCGCCTCGCTGTGGCAGTTGCCGCTGCTGCGCCTCGATGTCGGGCGCATCTTCGCCTCTTACGTCGGCTCCTCCGAGGAGAACATCCGCAAGGCCATCAAGATCGCCGAGGCACTGAGCCCGACGGTGCTGTGGCTGGATGAGATCGA
Proteins encoded in this region:
- a CDS encoding right-handed parallel beta-helix repeat-containing protein; the encoded protein is MMQASSELRMRQPSKLRWLSAWLLALTLVTAAEAKTTTVRGRDGAAIAAAIDQAQPGDRVALPPGTYAVTEPVRLKSKTRLVGAGQQRTLLRFDGVEPGVILDLSGCADVEVCHLTVDGARNLNAHQGIFAHDARRLNVHDVTIRDLVKSDAFGPHGILFTGTNPTCEGGVTDSVVADCTLENIGVGAKFGGGIRLAWGSSRNRVLRNVIRNTGRGGVFGDNGSTDLVIRGNTVSGSGGEGLGIEVWGGCDRAVIEDNRIDHWLSVGGCDFCAVRRNVIGDKSGACKFAGIEGIGRCLVATDNIVDDGQQIGISVSGGPPKDHCLWARNTIRNCIQWGAQIQGDGDGVARHYFYRCKFEDTTVGRGAPAYPGDEGHGFRALAKVSDLVLEDCESRNNGRYGVQLVGGDVDRLSFVRCVIKDNGGAAVAGRDDCAALEFADCVIAGNGDDRLPRASGFPEPPPQASFDAPATVKAGELVRFASTSRASRGRITSVLWDFGDGCPAELTPIRHTYGRPGVYRVTLVVWDSQGRGARAERQVRVTRD
- a CDS encoding F0F1 ATP synthase subunit alpha, translating into MRIEPDEVSSVIRDELERYGAEAETADVGTVIQVGDGIARVYGLSGAMASELIQFPNEVYGIALNLEEDNVGCILLGSDVEIKEGDSARTTGRIVQVPVGEALVGRVVDSLGRPLDGKGQIVADRTRPVETEAPNVIERQPVKEPLQTGIKAIDAMTPIGRGQRQLVVGDRQTGKTAICVDTILNQRGEDVYCVYVAIGQKQSTVANVVDVFEKRGALEYTTVVSATAATAAPMQYLAPYASCSMAEDFRDRGKHALVVYDDLTKHAQAYRQLSLLLRRPPGREAYPGDIFYLHAHLLERAAKFSDEKGGGSLTALPIVESQLGDYAAYIPTNLISITDGQIYLESDLFFAGVRPAMNVGISVSRVGGAAQIPAMKQVAGRLRNDLAYYRELQAFTKLATELDKSTRDQLDRGERMTEVLKQPQYQVMSAAEQVVSLFAGTQGYLDDLPVERVREFEQALLAYVREQHAGIPRRIAEAGRLDDETTERLKQAILDFKQSFVGT
- a CDS encoding AAA family ATPase; its protein translation is MHVIDSNAKQIDVLIRARYPILYVISWEEARVTAALRELIAGQNKRFWVWSETTGLQSASAEADPRPPDEASRDPLRVLEIIRTTTEPSVFVLRDLHPFFSPNVCQRSSAVIRKLRDLTERLRTSYVTVVLLSPVLQLPDELEKDVTVIDYSLPQPEELSGLLDQALDSLSRAGETLALTPAEREQIVKATAGMTLAEAENVFAKCIVKRRHFDVDLIIAEKEQLIRKSGLLEYFHTTASIADVGGLDLLKQWLRGRGKAFSEKARTFGLPEPRGLLLLGVQGCGKSLTAKSVASLWQLPLLRLDVGRIFASYVGSSEENIRKAIKIAEALSPTVLWLDEIEKGLAGTQSSSASDAGTTSRVFGTLVTWMQEKTAPVFVVATANDISQLPPELMRKGRFDDIFFVDLPTDGERREIFAIHLKRRGRDARQYDLARLAQAADGFSGAEIEQVVISALYRAFDRGGEVTTEDLIASIQETVPLSVTMSEDIDELREWAQLRTRPASSAQLGGRG
- the atpD gene encoding F0F1 ATP synthase subunit beta, translating into MAVGEVVQVIGPVVDVRFKPEELAEIFNAIVIRDEVQGRALTVEAAQHLGDDIVRCVAMASTDGIRRGMAAEDTGAPITAPVGRGTLGRMFDVLGEPIDNQPPPEVATRHPIHRPPPSFEQQGIVTEVFETGFKVVDLICPYPKGGKVGMFGGAGVGKTVLLMELIRNIATEHGGTSVFAGVGERTREGNQLYLEMQESGVIDKTVMVFGQMNEPPGARLRVGLTALTMAEYFRDDEGQDVLLFIDNIFRFVQAGSEVSALLGRMPSAVGYQPTLGSEMGALQERITSTKRGSITSLQAIYVPADDITDPAPATT
- the atpE gene encoding ATP synthase F0 subunit C; this translates as MQYFFALALATGFGVALAAFGGSLGQARAIAAALEGVARQPEAGPRLLTLLIIGLAFVESLTIYALVMSLLLWLKLPAPAEIMSLLKP
- the atpG gene encoding ATP synthase F1 subunit gamma, with translation MLSTRDVKRKIRGVRNIEQITRAMKTVASVRLRRAEARVRAARPYADKMAEILTALGAPAIAHPLLQQREVRSAAVIVVSGDRGLCGAYNHNVIRHAAAVAAQAPQVHIVPLGRKANDFLRRAGYSIRDGLSPLRDPPEFADVAAVADAVGELYAKGECDSVQLVYTRHMGGQASRLVAENLLPIATPEAAPREFIYEPAAPLLLDQFLPRFIRTRVWTAVLDAQASEHSARLTAMTLATDNAEEMIQSLTLEYNKARQASITGELLDIVGTAEALA
- the atpH gene encoding ATP synthase F1 subunit delta — translated: MIYRRIARRYAAALFQSALQQGLIDQVEGDLESARAAIAADANLRAVLAHPEIPSPRKEAIIQASFAALHPVSLRFVSLLVRRRRHDYLPEVTEEYRRLADQERGLVRARVASSIALTDAQKTRLQHALERRTGKRVEARYEVDVSLLAGLVVNLDHQVIDASARGRLARMRELLAGARYRGIGQ
- the atpF gene encoding F0F1 ATP synthase subunit B, producing the protein MLAVSIFEALGLNPAVLALQALVFLVLLWVLRKFLFAPVQQMLRARERDVDQHLNEARERQAAAEKMREELQHRLDTIQDEARRRMREAADEAKAARDEALADARDEAEKLLRRAASEIDLEKRKAIADLREQVANLALTAASKAIQDGLDEEAQRRVIDQAIAGLEQEQ